The Caldanaerobius fijiensis DSM 17918 genome includes a region encoding these proteins:
- a CDS encoding ribonuclease H-like YkuK family protein → MQFINPTKGRMNLEQLCDDIIEFVNEDENSEYKLIIGTDSQSSSKVCFVTAIIIYRKGKGARYYYRRFFSKKMNSLRQRIVMEATYSLDVANQIYEIISKKGYDYMDIEIHLDVGENGKTRDILKEVVNMVAGCGFLPHVKPDAYGASKVADKYSKYAI, encoded by the coding sequence TTGCAATTCATAAATCCTACCAAAGGTCGTATGAATTTAGAGCAGCTTTGTGATGATATAATTGAATTTGTAAATGAAGATGAAAATAGCGAATATAAATTGATTATAGGTACGGACTCACAATCAAGTAGTAAGGTATGTTTTGTCACTGCAATTATTATTTACAGAAAAGGTAAGGGAGCACGGTATTATTACAGAAGATTTTTCAGCAAAAAGATGAATTCACTTCGCCAGAGAATTGTGATGGAGGCAACATATAGCTTGGATGTAGCTAATCAGATATATGAAATTATCTCAAAGAAAGGCTATGATTATATGGATATAGAAATCCATCTCGATGTAGGGGAAAATGGGAAAACTAGAGATATCCTTAAAGAGGTCGTTAATATGGTTGCAGGTTGTGGATTCTTACCACATGTAAAGCCAGATGCGTATGGGGCTAGCAAGGTAGCGGATAAGTATTCAAAATACGCTATATGA
- the lon gene encoding endopeptidase La, translating into MDVKIKTMPLIPLRGLTVYPYMIVHFDVGRKKSIFAIEEAMANDQMVFLVTQKNLDDEDPSIDGLYRVGTIAKIKQILKLPGEVVRVLVEGISRGEILSVLQDEPFVEVNIKEHLDEPLEKSKEITALMRGVANAFEEYIGYINNISPEILISVISIEEPGRLADVIASHVSLNTSQKQEILEIFDVRERLERLYGMLLNELDIMEIEREITAKVRKKIDKVQKDYYLREQLNAIREELGEADDVQQEINEYKEKIEKANLPDEAREKALKELDRLSKMAPGAPESSVIRTYLDWILDLPWNTFTEDKLDIEEARRILDEDHYGLEKVKERILEYLAVRKLKNDVKGSILCLVGPPGVGKTSLGRSIARAMGRKFVRISLGGLRDEAEIRGHRRTYIGAMPGKIISSLKYVKTSNPVFLFDEIDKMSSDFRGDPASAMLEVLDPEQNVSFRDNYLDIPFDLSKVFFITTANATDTIPQPLLDRMEVIYISGYTDEEKLNIAKKYLWPKQLKEHGIQKPIAISDKAIKKVIEEYTREAGVRNLERNLAALVRKIAKNMVERENFRVTVSTRIVESYLGKPLYRHEKPEEKNEVGVVTGLAWTPMGGEILSVEAIKVPGSGKLVLTGQLGDVMKESAQAGFTYIRSKAKELGIDDQFYKDYDIHIHVPEGAIPKDGPSAGITMATAMVSALTGRPADRNIAMTGEITLVGKVLPIGGVKEKVLAAYRAGIKKVILPADNRRDIDDIPQSIRRKIEFIFVNTLDQVLDNALNK; encoded by the coding sequence ATCGATGTAAAGATAAAGACGATGCCCCTTATTCCATTGAGGGGGTTGACAGTATATCCGTACATGATCGTACATTTTGATGTGGGTAGGAAAAAATCTATATTTGCTATTGAAGAGGCCATGGCCAACGACCAGATGGTTTTTTTGGTGACTCAAAAGAACTTAGATGATGAAGATCCATCTATTGATGGATTGTATAGAGTTGGGACAATAGCTAAAATAAAACAGATTCTAAAACTGCCAGGGGAAGTAGTGAGAGTTTTAGTTGAGGGTATTAGCAGAGGCGAGATTCTTTCAGTGTTGCAGGATGAACCGTTTGTTGAAGTAAACATAAAAGAGCATTTGGATGAACCTTTAGAGAAGAGCAAAGAAATTACGGCGCTCATGAGGGGCGTAGCCAATGCCTTCGAAGAGTATATTGGCTATATAAACAATATTTCACCTGAGATACTTATATCTGTTATTTCCATTGAAGAACCTGGTAGACTGGCAGACGTAATAGCATCACATGTTTCATTAAACACAAGTCAAAAACAGGAAATATTAGAAATATTTGATGTTAGAGAACGATTAGAACGACTCTATGGGATGCTCTTAAACGAGCTTGATATAATGGAAATTGAAAGAGAAATAACGGCGAAAGTAAGAAAGAAGATAGACAAGGTTCAGAAAGATTATTATTTAAGGGAACAATTAAATGCTATAAGAGAAGAATTGGGTGAGGCAGATGATGTTCAGCAAGAAATAAACGAGTACAAAGAAAAAATAGAGAAGGCCAATTTGCCTGACGAAGCCAGAGAAAAAGCATTAAAAGAGCTGGACAGGTTATCAAAAATGGCTCCGGGAGCTCCAGAGAGTTCTGTCATCAGGACGTATCTTGACTGGATATTGGACCTGCCATGGAATACTTTTACAGAGGATAAGCTGGATATAGAAGAAGCGAGAAGGATTTTAGATGAAGATCACTATGGGTTAGAAAAAGTAAAGGAGAGAATATTAGAATACCTGGCAGTGAGAAAATTGAAAAACGATGTAAAAGGTTCTATCCTGTGCCTGGTTGGACCACCTGGTGTTGGCAAGACTTCTTTAGGCAGGTCTATTGCTAGAGCTATGGGAAGAAAATTTGTTAGGATATCCCTGGGTGGCTTGAGAGATGAAGCAGAAATAAGGGGGCATAGGAGGACGTATATAGGCGCTATGCCCGGTAAAATAATATCTTCCCTTAAATATGTGAAAACTTCAAACCCTGTTTTCCTCTTTGATGAAATAGATAAAATGAGTAGTGATTTCAGAGGAGATCCGGCGTCGGCTATGCTGGAAGTGCTGGATCCTGAGCAAAATGTTTCTTTTAGAGATAATTATCTTGATATTCCTTTTGATCTTTCAAAAGTGTTCTTTATAACTACAGCCAATGCCACAGATACCATACCACAGCCGCTTTTAGACAGAATGGAGGTAATATATATAAGTGGTTATACCGACGAGGAGAAATTGAATATAGCTAAAAAGTACTTGTGGCCTAAGCAATTAAAAGAACACGGTATACAAAAGCCTATAGCTATATCGGATAAAGCCATTAAAAAAGTTATAGAAGAATACACAAGGGAAGCGGGAGTTAGAAACCTGGAGCGAAATCTGGCGGCATTGGTGAGAAAGATTGCGAAAAATATGGTCGAAAGAGAGAATTTTAGAGTAACGGTGAGCACGAGAATTGTTGAGAGCTATCTTGGGAAACCTCTCTATAGGCATGAAAAGCCCGAGGAAAAGAATGAGGTAGGTGTGGTGACAGGATTAGCGTGGACTCCTATGGGAGGTGAGATACTTTCTGTAGAAGCTATTAAAGTACCAGGATCCGGCAAACTGGTATTAACAGGCCAGCTGGGAGATGTCATGAAAGAATCTGCTCAGGCAGGGTTTACGTATATCAGATCTAAAGCTAAAGAGTTAGGTATAGATGATCAATTTTACAAAGATTACGATATACACATACACGTTCCGGAAGGAGCTATTCCTAAAGATGGACCTTCTGCAGGAATAACCATGGCTACAGCTATGGTATCGGCTCTTACGGGAAGACCAGCTGACAGAAATATAGCTATGACAGGAGAGATCACTCTGGTAGGGAAAGTATTGCCGATTGGAGGTGTAAAAGAAAAAGTTTTAGCTGCCTATAGAGCAGGCATTAAAAAAGTAATATTGCCTGCAGACAATAGGAGGGACATAGACGATATACCTCAGAGCATCAGGCGAAAGATAGAATTTATATTTGTGAATACCCTGGATCAGGTACTGGACAATGCGCTAAATAAGTGA
- a CDS encoding DMT family transporter has translation MKKEQLRSDIALLVITLIWGATFIAVKKAIEDIPVFNFLAIRFFIAFIALAIIFYKYTFKVDYKTLFYSFIVGASLFLAYAFQTLGLMYTTASKSGFITGFSVILVPLFEFFILNKKSNKFTIYGTIIAFLGLGFLSIDLNSLKNMSFNIGDIYTMICAFFFSMQIILISIFNKYIKAIPFAIYQIGTVAVLSTIATFIWEKPVIPKNIFTWEALLITGLLATAIAFTVQTAVQKYTTAAHTALIFTAEPIFSAIFAYILAGETMTTQNSIGAVLILAGMLLSEL, from the coding sequence TTGAAAAAAGAACAATTAAGAAGCGACATAGCACTACTGGTTATCACGTTGATATGGGGCGCTACATTTATTGCTGTAAAAAAAGCTATAGAAGATATCCCCGTTTTTAATTTTCTAGCTATAAGATTTTTTATAGCATTCATTGCTCTCGCTATAATCTTTTACAAATACACTTTTAAAGTAGACTATAAGACACTATTTTACTCGTTTATAGTTGGTGCATCACTTTTTTTAGCTTATGCTTTTCAAACCTTAGGGCTTATGTACACCACCGCTTCAAAATCAGGGTTTATAACGGGGTTTAGCGTCATATTAGTACCTCTCTTTGAATTTTTTATACTAAATAAAAAAAGCAACAAGTTCACTATATATGGCACTATAATAGCTTTTTTAGGTCTTGGATTTCTGAGTATTGATTTAAACAGCCTTAAAAATATGTCATTTAACATCGGAGATATATATACGATGATATGTGCCTTTTTTTTCTCCATGCAGATAATACTTATTTCTATATTTAACAAGTATATTAAAGCTATACCTTTTGCAATATATCAAATCGGCACTGTAGCTGTTTTAAGCACAATAGCAACGTTTATATGGGAAAAACCTGTAATACCTAAAAACATATTTACCTGGGAAGCCTTGTTAATAACAGGCCTTCTAGCCACAGCCATAGCATTTACTGTGCAGACAGCTGTGCAAAAATATACAACGGCAGCCCACACTGCATTGATATTTACAGCTGAACCTATATTCTCTGCTATTTTTGCTTATATTTTAGCAGGTGAAACTATGACAACACAAAATAGTATTGGTGCTGTATTGATCCTGGCAGGAATGCTTTTATCTGAACTGTAA
- a CDS encoding ABC transporter substrate-binding protein codes for MKKVLLLILSLLIIVSFTSGCSAEHRITKVNFTEVVRSIFYAPYYVAINEGFFKDEGLELNITTAQGTDKAATAVLSGSADIGLMGPEATVYILQEGRKDPLINFAQCTKRDGSFLVGKKPEPDFKWENLKGKKVIGGRPGGMPEMTLEYILKEHGIDPKKDLELITNLQFTATAGAFMRSDADYVALFEPTASLVEKEKGGYIVASIGAASHQVPYTTFNAKQSYIKQHPDIIQRFTNALYRGQRWVQSHSPKEIAQTIKSFFPDADIDLMTTVIERYKKQDTWSTTPQMKIEDFNILQDILYQAGEIKEKVDSSKLIDNTFADKAVKSIK; via the coding sequence ATGAAAAAAGTATTATTGCTTATATTATCTCTTTTAATTATTGTATCATTTACATCAGGGTGCAGCGCCGAACATAGGATAACTAAAGTGAACTTTACAGAGGTGGTTCGTTCTATCTTTTATGCTCCATATTACGTAGCTATCAATGAAGGGTTTTTTAAAGATGAGGGACTTGAACTCAACATAACGACTGCGCAAGGTACTGACAAAGCTGCTACAGCTGTACTTTCAGGTAGTGCGGATATAGGCCTCATGGGACCTGAAGCGACGGTATATATCCTGCAAGAGGGCAGAAAGGATCCTTTAATCAATTTTGCACAGTGTACTAAGAGAGATGGTTCTTTTCTGGTTGGCAAGAAACCAGAACCGGATTTTAAATGGGAAAATTTGAAGGGTAAAAAAGTAATAGGTGGAAGACCTGGAGGTATGCCAGAGATGACGTTAGAATATATCTTAAAAGAACATGGTATAGACCCTAAAAAAGATCTGGAGTTGATAACAAATTTACAGTTTACGGCAACAGCGGGAGCATTTATGAGATCTGATGCTGATTATGTGGCTCTTTTTGAACCTACTGCATCCTTAGTAGAAAAAGAAAAAGGTGGTTATATTGTAGCATCTATAGGTGCTGCCAGCCACCAAGTACCATATACCACTTTTAATGCGAAGCAGAGCTATATAAAACAGCACCCTGACATCATACAGCGATTCACTAATGCGCTCTACCGAGGCCAGCGTTGGGTACAATCTCATTCGCCAAAAGAGATCGCTCAAACTATAAAATCTTTTTTCCCTGATGCTGATATAGACCTTATGACAACAGTGATAGAAAGATATAAGAAGCAGGATACGTGGAGCACAACTCCGCAGATGAAAATAGAGGATTTTAATATACTGCAGGATATATTGTATCAAGCAGGAGAAATAAAGGAAAAAGTAGATAGTTCTAAACTTATAGACAATACATTTGCTGATAAAGCGGTAAAGTCGATAAAGTAA
- a CDS encoding CDP-alcohol phosphatidyltransferase family protein encodes MLKYIPNILTTFRIILVPVYLAVFFFSAHNNMFYALLIFLLAGFTDVADGIIARKYGFITKFGTLVDPLADKLMLIAVLFSLTIKKLIPLPVLSIVIIKETIMIIGAAFLYNKNKIAISADKFGKIATVVFYIAVIAVVIKLPYAAYIMALAIFMTILALINYAIKFKMIIK; translated from the coding sequence ATGTTAAAATATATTCCTAACATATTGACGACTTTTCGCATAATACTTGTTCCGGTCTACCTTGCGGTCTTTTTTTTCTCTGCACACAATAACATGTTTTATGCACTTTTAATCTTTCTATTAGCTGGTTTTACGGATGTCGCTGATGGCATAATTGCACGAAAATATGGGTTTATAACGAAATTTGGAACGTTAGTTGATCCACTAGCTGATAAGCTTATGTTGATTGCAGTGCTATTCTCTTTGACGATAAAGAAATTGATTCCGCTTCCTGTTCTTTCAATAGTAATAATAAAGGAAACTATTATGATAATTGGAGCAGCATTTTTGTACAATAAAAACAAGATTGCTATAAGCGCAGATAAATTCGGAAAGATTGCTACAGTAGTGTTTTATATAGCTGTAATAGCTGTTGTTATCAAGTTGCCTTATGCTGCGTATATAATGGCATTGGCTATATTTATGACGATTTTAGCGTTGATAAATTATGCTATAAAGTTTAAAATGATTATAAAATAA
- a CDS encoding MFS transporter yields the protein MEVRQDEEKSLRKNITALGWVAFFGGLSQDMIAPILPTFYSQILGLNKEMIGIIEGSVTTAVSIMRILSGIISDKIGKRKTLVFIGYLLSALGRILLSITNIGWVAFGLRLTDGVGKGMKDAPRDALVARSSKMKNMGFAFGYQRMLDTLGSFIGPLITAGLLAILINYMNVQRYKFIFLIAGIVAFITILLVGLFVKERKTEINTNNKFSFDITVFKGKFLLFFIVMLIFTFGNSSDAFLILRAQNVGVKAAIIPVIIAVFNLIYAILSVPFGVLSDKIGRVQVIKLGWLIYALVYLGFALVKSPWQIWILYIVYGAYYAMTEGVAKSLVAHLVDDLHRGTAFGLYNASLGLLALPASAVAGYLWDKVTPAAPFYFGFGCAVIAVILLSIFRLE from the coding sequence GTGGAAGTACGACAGGACGAAGAAAAGTCATTGCGCAAAAATATAACAGCTCTGGGTTGGGTTGCATTTTTCGGTGGGTTAAGCCAAGATATGATTGCACCTATTTTGCCTACATTCTATTCTCAAATTCTTGGATTAAACAAAGAAATGATAGGAATTATCGAAGGCAGTGTGACAACCGCCGTCAGCATAATGCGAATATTATCTGGCATTATATCTGATAAAATAGGGAAAAGAAAAACGCTTGTATTTATAGGTTATTTGCTTTCAGCTTTAGGCAGAATATTATTATCAATAACCAATATCGGATGGGTAGCTTTTGGTTTGCGATTAACAGATGGTGTAGGGAAAGGAATGAAAGATGCACCTCGGGATGCGCTTGTCGCGAGATCTTCAAAAATGAAAAACATGGGATTTGCTTTCGGTTATCAGAGGATGCTGGATACATTAGGGTCATTTATTGGTCCATTGATAACAGCAGGACTTTTGGCTATTCTGATTAATTATATGAATGTCCAAAGATATAAGTTTATATTTTTAATTGCGGGTATTGTCGCTTTTATTACAATATTGCTTGTAGGGTTGTTTGTAAAAGAAAGAAAAACAGAAATTAATACAAACAATAAATTCAGCTTTGATATTACAGTTTTTAAAGGAAAATTTTTATTGTTTTTTATTGTCATGCTCATTTTTACTTTTGGAAATAGCAGTGATGCTTTTTTGATCCTACGGGCTCAAAATGTAGGGGTAAAAGCAGCAATAATTCCTGTAATTATTGCGGTTTTTAACCTTATTTATGCAATATTATCAGTTCCTTTCGGGGTATTGTCGGATAAAATTGGCAGAGTTCAGGTGATAAAGCTAGGATGGCTTATCTATGCTTTGGTATATTTAGGATTTGCACTGGTAAAATCACCGTGGCAGATATGGATTTTGTATATCGTTTATGGCGCATATTACGCTATGACAGAAGGTGTTGCTAAATCGCTTGTTGCACATCTTGTAGATGATTTACATAGGGGTACAGCTTTTGGACTATATAATGCCTCGTTAGGATTGCTAGCGCTTCCTGCCAGTGCGGTTGCAGGCTATTTATGGGATAAAGTGACACCAGCAGCTCCGTTTTATTTCGGTTTCGGATGTGCTGTTATAGCGGTAATTTTATTGAGTATCTTCAGGCTTGAATGA
- the gnd gene encoding phosphogluconate dehydrogenase (NAD(+)-dependent, decarboxylating), producing the protein MKIGLVGLGKMGYNLALNMLSHGHTVVAYNRTPDKTKNIEKEGAIGAYSLEEMVEKLEKRRVIWLMVPAGQVVDDIIDKLLTLLDKNDIIIDGGNSNYKDTLRRYEKIKSNGIDFVDIGTSGGIEGARYGVCAMVGAEDEVFKYIEPLLKDISVENGYLHTGRNGSGHFVKMVHNGIEYGMMQAMGEGFEILQKSGFDLDLKEIARVWNHGSVIRGWLMELMENAFKKDPKLETIKGVMHSSGEGLWTAQTALELGVPAPIITNSVFMRYRSEQEDTFAGKVVAALRNEFGGHAVEKK; encoded by the coding sequence ATGAAGATTGGTTTGGTTGGATTAGGAAAAATGGGTTATAATTTGGCATTAAACATGTTATCTCACGGGCACACCGTTGTGGCTTACAATAGAACTCCTGATAAGACCAAAAACATTGAAAAAGAAGGAGCTATAGGTGCATACAGTCTGGAAGAGATGGTAGAAAAATTGGAGAAAAGAAGGGTTATATGGCTTATGGTGCCAGCGGGGCAGGTGGTCGATGATATAATAGACAAACTTTTAACGCTTTTAGATAAAAATGACATCATAATTGACGGAGGCAATTCCAATTATAAAGATACATTGAGGCGATATGAGAAGATTAAAAGTAATGGCATAGATTTTGTAGACATTGGTACCAGTGGTGGAATCGAAGGGGCAAGATATGGAGTGTGTGCTATGGTTGGCGCTGAAGACGAGGTTTTTAAGTACATAGAACCACTTCTAAAAGATATATCCGTAGAAAACGGATATTTACACACAGGTAGAAATGGGAGTGGACACTTTGTAAAAATGGTGCACAATGGCATAGAATACGGTATGATGCAAGCCATGGGCGAAGGATTTGAGATACTTCAAAAAAGTGGATTTGACCTGGACTTAAAAGAAATCGCCAGGGTATGGAATCATGGCTCTGTAATAAGAGGTTGGTTGATGGAGCTCATGGAAAATGCGTTTAAAAAAGATCCTAAATTGGAAACAATAAAAGGTGTCATGCATTCATCTGGGGAGGGATTGTGGACGGCTCAGACAGCTTTGGAACTAGGTGTTCCGGCTCCAATCATCACTAATTCTGTGTTTATGAGATATCGTTCTGAACAGGAAGACACATTTGCAGGTAAAGTGGTTGCTGCATTGAGAAATGAGTTTGGGGGACATGCGGTAGAGAAAAAATAA
- a CDS encoding ABC transporter ATP-binding protein — translation MVKKIIILDEIGLTYHTMEGETKAIENVSFDVKAGEFVGIIGPSGCGKSTLLSIIAGLLKPSRGAINVYGKVGYMLQKDHLFEWRNIMQNVLLGLEIKGMINEESKKYVSDLLDRYGLGEFKYHYPNQLSGGMRQRAALIRTLALKPDIVLLDEAFSALDYQTRLVISDEVWKILKEEKKTAVIVTHDLSEAIAMCDRIVVLSRRPATVKNIYDVKLSCVDRTPIGCRRAPEFKEYFNAIWKELDVHV, via the coding sequence ATGGTAAAAAAGATAATAATTCTCGATGAAATCGGCCTGACGTACCATACTATGGAGGGCGAAACAAAAGCTATTGAAAATGTATCGTTTGATGTCAAGGCAGGAGAATTTGTGGGAATTATCGGCCCTTCTGGCTGTGGAAAGTCTACACTTCTCTCTATAATAGCGGGATTATTGAAGCCTTCGAGAGGTGCGATCAATGTATATGGCAAAGTAGGATACATGTTGCAAAAAGATCATTTATTTGAGTGGAGAAATATAATGCAAAATGTGCTACTAGGCCTTGAAATAAAAGGGATGATAAATGAGGAATCCAAAAAATATGTAAGTGACCTTTTAGATAGATACGGTTTGGGAGAATTTAAATATCATTATCCTAATCAGCTTTCAGGTGGGATGAGACAGAGAGCTGCCCTTATAAGGACATTGGCATTAAAGCCGGATATCGTACTTTTGGATGAAGCTTTTTCGGCTTTAGATTATCAAACCAGGCTGGTAATATCGGATGAAGTATGGAAAATATTAAAGGAAGAGAAAAAAACCGCCGTGATAGTAACCCATGACCTTTCTGAGGCTATTGCTATGTGCGACAGAATTGTGGTTTTATCCCGAAGGCCTGCTACAGTAAAAAACATATATGATGTGAAATTAAGTTGCGTTGACAGGACGCCTATAGGCTGTAGAAGAGCTCCCGAATTTAAAGAATACTTCAATGCTATATGGAAGGAGTTAGATGTCCATGTATAA
- a CDS encoding helix-turn-helix domain-containing protein — protein sequence MFCKTLKKLRKSHNMTQDELAEMLNLSRSAISLYETGRREPDYTVLTKLADIFDVSVDFLLGRNVKYGV from the coding sequence ATGTTTTGTAAGACGTTAAAAAAATTGAGAAAATCTCATAATATGACGCAAGATGAACTGGCAGAGATGTTGAATTTATCAAGAAGTGCTATTTCTCTTTATGAAACGGGTAGAAGAGAGCCTGATTATACGGTTTTGACTAAACTGGCAGATATCTTTGATGTGAGTGTTGACTTTCTTTTAGGTCGCAATGTAAAATACGGCGTATAG
- a CDS encoding carbohydrate-binding protein codes for MVLSSLSKTSSLSVTPVPITVGDQITITYNGFLAKNNPSEIYLHYGYGSNDNWKDVKDIKMHKTPHGWEATLKVTDSSRLNFCFKDNENCWDNNYGQNWNYEIHNGTKVF; via the coding sequence ATGGTTTTAAGCAGTTTAAGCAAAACTTCCTCTCTTAGCGTAACTCCGGTACCAATAACCGTAGGTGATCAGATTACAATAACCTATAACGGCTTTTTAGCTAAAAACAATCCCAGCGAAATATACCTTCACTACGGATATGGTTCCAATGACAATTGGAAAGATGTAAAGGACATCAAAATGCATAAGACACCCCATGGATGGGAAGCAACGTTAAAAGTAACTGATAGCAGTAGATTGAATTTTTGTTTTAAAGATAACGAAAATTGCTGGGACAACAACTATGGTCAAAACTGGAACTATGAAATTCACAATGGAACAAAAGTTTTTTAA
- a CDS encoding DUF6062 family protein has protein sequence MKRHIDYFEMVDALKADVVCPVCYLIDKSVENYIDSFLYEGVNDVGMRKSIKYANGFCNYHAWKLREHGDPLAHAILYSDLIENVLRGNISEKIQPKEKCPLCSNELEAEERYLSTLKDALSDDEFKDLYVNYGGLCMNHFYSLIKLLPVKDERRDIVTSIQRKRLETILMYLKEIIRKSDYRFSSEPWGDEKDAWIRAVYMWAGRR, from the coding sequence GTGAAAAGGCATATCGATTATTTTGAGATGGTTGATGCATTAAAAGCGGATGTTGTTTGTCCTGTTTGCTATTTAATAGATAAATCTGTTGAAAATTATATAGATTCATTTTTATATGAGGGCGTAAATGATGTCGGAATGCGCAAAAGCATAAAATATGCCAATGGATTTTGTAACTATCATGCATGGAAGTTAAGAGAACACGGAGATCCGTTAGCCCATGCCATACTTTATTCTGATTTAATAGAAAATGTTTTAAGGGGTAATATAAGTGAAAAAATACAACCAAAAGAAAAATGCCCATTGTGTAGTAATGAACTGGAAGCAGAAGAGAGATATCTTTCTACATTAAAAGATGCTTTATCTGATGATGAATTTAAGGATTTATACGTGAACTATGGTGGATTGTGTATGAATCACTTTTATTCATTAATAAAGTTATTACCAGTAAAGGATGAGAGGAGGGATATTGTAACAAGCATACAGAGAAAAAGATTGGAAACGATACTAATGTATCTTAAAGAAATAATAAGGAAGTCTGATTATAGGTTCTCTAGTGAACCTTGGGGAGATGAGAAAGATGCCTGGATAAGAGCTGTATACATGTGGGCGGGTAGAAGATGA
- a CDS encoding ABC transporter permease, with translation MSMYNDPVSKEHREFLRKVKFKNIEVKIAQILILIAFFGLWELAGVRGFIDPFLISMPSRMLKTIISLAQNGSLFLHVWVTLSETLIGFAAGTVLGVLIAIVLWWSDFVSKVVEPYLIVLNSLPKTALGPVFIVWMGNNQIPVITMALAISLIVTIISVVTGFMQVDEDKIKLIKTFGGTKMQILTKVILPASVPTIMSAIKINMGLSWVGVITGEFLVSKAGLGYLIVYGGQIFKLDIVMSSVLILSVMAALMYVLIDYIEKTILRGKY, from the coding sequence ATGTCCATGTATAATGACCCAGTGTCAAAAGAGCATAGAGAGTTTTTACGGAAGGTGAAGTTTAAAAATATAGAGGTGAAGATTGCTCAAATCTTGATTTTAATTGCCTTTTTTGGGCTTTGGGAATTGGCAGGAGTAAGAGGATTTATAGATCCGTTTTTGATAAGTATGCCATCAAGGATGTTAAAGACTATAATATCATTGGCTCAAAATGGTTCGCTTTTTTTGCATGTATGGGTGACCCTAAGTGAGACATTAATAGGTTTTGCGGCAGGGACTGTGCTGGGTGTCTTGATAGCTATAGTGTTATGGTGGTCTGATTTTGTTTCAAAGGTGGTTGAACCATATCTCATTGTCCTCAATAGCTTACCTAAAACTGCTTTAGGTCCTGTTTTTATTGTTTGGATGGGAAATAACCAGATTCCTGTCATTACAATGGCTCTGGCTATATCCCTTATTGTTACTATAATAAGCGTGGTCACAGGTTTTATGCAGGTAGATGAAGACAAGATAAAACTTATCAAAACTTTTGGAGGTACTAAGATGCAGATTCTTACTAAAGTAATCCTTCCTGCCAGTGTCCCTACCATTATGTCAGCGATAAAGATCAACATGGGACTTTCATGGGTTGGTGTTATAACGGGAGAATTTCTGGTTTCTAAAGCTGGCTTGGGATATTTGATCGTCTACGGGGGACAAATTTTTAAACTGGATATTGTGATGTCCAGCGTACTTATACTTAGTGTTATGGCTGCCCTTATGTATGTGTTAATTGACTATATAGAAAAAACCATACTTAGAGGAAAATATTAG